The following proteins are encoded in a genomic region of Stutzerimonas balearica DSM 6083:
- the tuf gene encoding elongation factor Tu: MAKEKFERNKPHVNVGTIGHVDHGKTTLTAALTRVCSEVFGSARVDFDKIDSAPEEKARGITINTAHVEYDSNVRHYAHVDCPGHADYVKNMITGAAQMDGAILVCSAADGPMPQTREHILLSRQVGVPYIVVFLNKADMVDDAELLELVEMEVRDLLSTYDFPGDDTPIIVGSALMALNGEDENGLGTTAVKKLVETLDSYIPEPVRAIDKPFLMPIEDVFSISGRGTVVTGRVERGIIKVQEEIEIVGLRPTTKTTCTGVEMFRKLLDEGRAGENCGVLLRGTKRDEVERGQVLAKPGTIKPHTKFEAEVYVLSKEEGGRHTPFFKGYRPQFYFRTTDVTGSCELPEGVEMVMPGDNIKMVVTLIKPIAMEDGLRFAIREGGRTVGAGVVAKVIE, encoded by the coding sequence GTGGCTAAGGAAAAATTCGAACGTAACAAACCGCACGTCAATGTCGGCACCATCGGTCACGTTGACCATGGCAAGACCACTCTGACCGCTGCGCTGACCCGCGTTTGCTCGGAAGTGTTCGGTTCCGCTCGCGTCGACTTCGACAAGATCGACAGCGCGCCGGAAGAGAAGGCTCGTGGTATCACCATCAACACCGCTCACGTAGAGTACGACTCGAACGTTCGTCACTACGCGCACGTTGACTGCCCGGGTCACGCCGACTACGTGAAGAACATGATCACCGGTGCTGCCCAGATGGACGGCGCGATCCTGGTTTGCTCGGCTGCTGACGGCCCCATGCCGCAAACGCGTGAGCACATCCTGCTGTCCCGTCAGGTAGGTGTTCCTTACATCGTCGTGTTCCTGAACAAGGCCGACATGGTCGACGACGCCGAGCTGCTGGAATTGGTCGAGATGGAAGTTCGCGACCTGCTGAGCACCTACGACTTCCCGGGTGACGACACGCCGATCATCGTTGGCTCTGCGCTGATGGCGCTGAACGGCGAAGACGAGAACGGCCTGGGCACCACTGCGGTCAAGAAGCTGGTCGAGACCCTGGACAGCTACATTCCGGAGCCGGTGCGTGCTATCGACAAGCCGTTCCTGATGCCGATCGAAGACGTGTTCTCGATCTCCGGTCGCGGTACCGTGGTTACCGGTCGTGTCGAGCGCGGCATCATCAAGGTGCAGGAAGAGATCGAAATCGTTGGTCTGCGTCCGACCACCAAGACTACCTGTACGGGTGTCGAGATGTTCCGCAAGCTGCTCGACGAAGGTCGTGCGGGCGAGAACTGCGGTGTGCTGCTGCGTGGCACCAAGCGTGACGAGGTTGAGCGTGGTCAGGTTCTGGCCAAGCCGGGCACCATCAAGCCGCACACCAAGTTCGAGGCGGAAGTGTACGTGCTGTCCAAGGAAGAAGGTGGTCGTCATACCCCGTTCTTCAAGGGCTACCGTCCGCAGTTCTACTTCCGTACCACCGACGTGACCGGTTCGTGCGAACTGCCGGAAGGCGTTGAGATGGTTATGCCGGGCGACAACATCAAGATGGTTGTCACCCTGATCAAGCCGATCGCCATGGAAGACGGCCTGCGCTTCGCTATTCGCGAAGGCGGTCGTACCGTTGGTGCCGGCGTGGTCGCCAAGGTCATCGAATAA
- the rpsJ gene encoding 30S ribosomal protein S10 — translation MQNQQIRIRLKAFDHRLIDQSTQEIVETAKRTGAQVRGPIPLPTRKERFTVLISPHVNKDARDQYEIRTHKRVLDIVQPTDKTVDALMKLDLAAGVEVQISLG, via the coding sequence ATGCAAAACCAACAAATCCGTATTCGGTTGAAGGCTTTTGACCATCGCCTGATCGATCAATCAACCCAGGAAATCGTGGAGACCGCGAAACGTACTGGTGCTCAGGTGCGTGGTCCGATTCCGCTGCCAACCCGCAAAGAGCGGTTCACTGTGCTGATTTCTCCGCACGTCAACAAAGACGCGCGTGATCAGTATGAAATCCGAACCCACAAGCGTGTGCTGGACATCGTTCAGCCGACCGATAAGACGGTCGATGCGCTGATGAAGCTCGATCTTGCGGCTGGCGTGGAAGTGCAGATCAGCCTCGGCTAA
- the rplC gene encoding 50S ribosomal protein L3 has protein sequence MTIGVVGRKCGMTRIFTEEGVSIPVTVIEIEPNRVTQFKNEESDGYRAVQVTVGERRASRVTKAQAGHFAKANVAAGRAVLEFRLEDGEYQAGDEIKAEIFQAGQLVDVTGQSRGKGFAGTIKRWNFRGQDNTHGNSVSHRVPGSIGQCQTPGRVFKGKKMSGHMGAERVTVQSLEIVRVDAERNLLLVKGAVPGATGGDVLVRPAVKARG, from the coding sequence ATGACTATTGGTGTAGTCGGTCGTAAGTGCGGCATGACCCGCATCTTCACCGAAGAAGGTGTCTCTATTCCGGTTACGGTCATCGAGATCGAGCCGAATCGCGTCACCCAGTTCAAGAACGAAGAAAGCGATGGCTACCGTGCGGTGCAGGTTACCGTTGGTGAGCGTCGTGCTTCCCGTGTGACCAAAGCGCAGGCCGGTCACTTCGCTAAGGCGAATGTCGCTGCAGGTCGCGCCGTTCTGGAGTTTCGTCTGGAAGACGGCGAATACCAGGCTGGTGACGAAATCAAGGCGGAAATCTTTCAGGCAGGACAGCTGGTGGATGTCACCGGTCAGTCCAGGGGTAAAGGCTTTGCCGGTACCATCAAGCGCTGGAATTTCCGTGGTCAGGACAATACCCACGGTAACTCCGTATCCCACCGCGTCCCGGGATCCATCGGTCAGTGCCAGACTCCTGGTCGTGTATTCAAGGGCAAAAAGATGTCCGGGCACATGGGCGCCGAGCGCGTAACCGTGCAGTCCCTGGAAATCGTGCGTGTCGATGCCGAGCGCAACCTCCTGCTGGTCAAGGGCGCAGTGCCCGGTGCGACCGGTGGCGACGTTCTCGTGCGTCCGGCCGTCAAGGCTCGCGGTTAA